A region from the Candidatus Methylacidiphilales bacterium genome encodes:
- the rpsG gene encoding 30S ribosomal protein S7, which produces MARRRRAVKRVGLPDPVYENPVVGTLISTVMKCGKKSTAQRIVYKAIDNANLENKEGNPLEILTKAVENVKPRLEVKSRRVGGATYQVPMEVTPERQLALALRWIVGNAAGRKGQPMAKALATEIKEAAAGQGNAIKKRDDVHRMAQANKAFAHMRW; this is translated from the coding sequence ATGGCACGTCGTCGCAGAGCAGTTAAGAGGGTGGGTCTCCCGGATCCGGTTTATGAAAACCCGGTCGTCGGGACTTTGATCAGCACCGTCATGAAATGCGGTAAAAAGTCCACCGCGCAGCGGATTGTTTATAAGGCCATCGACAACGCCAACCTGGAAAACAAGGAAGGCAATCCCCTTGAAATCCTGACCAAGGCCGTCGAAAACGTGAAACCCCGCCTCGAAGTGAAGTCGCGTCGCGTTGGCGGCGCCACATATCAGGTGCCGATGGAAGTGACGCCCGAACGCCAGCTCGCTCTTGCGCTGCGCTGGATTGTCGGCAACGCCGCGGGCCGCAAAGGCCAGCCGATGGCGAAAGCTCTCGCAACTGAAATCAAGGAAGCCGCCGCAGGGCAGGGTAATGCGATCAAGAAACGCGATGACGTGCATCGCATGGCCCAGGCAAACAAGGCATTTGCGCACATGCGCTGGTAA
- the rpsL gene encoding 30S ribosomal protein S12 has translation MPTINQLVRNGRKAVKRKTKAPALQNSPARRGVCMQVMTRTPKKPNSALRKVAKVRLTNGFEVIAYIGGEGHNLQEHSIVLVRGGRVKDLPGVRYHIVRGSLDCLGAVGPSNTNKLNRNVSRSKYGVKKPKKSAEGAAAAAKK, from the coding sequence ATGCCGACGATCAACCAGCTCGTGAGAAACGGACGGAAAGCGGTCAAACGCAAGACGAAGGCCCCTGCGCTTCAAAACAGCCCGGCGCGCCGCGGCGTTTGCATGCAGGTCATGACCCGCACGCCCAAGAAGCCGAACTCCGCTTTGCGTAAAGTCGCCAAGGTGCGCCTGACCAACGGCTTTGAAGTCATCGCCTATATCGGCGGCGAAGGCCATAACCTGCAGGAACACTCGATTGTCCTGGTCCGCGGCGGACGCGTGAAGGATCTTCCCGGTGTCCGTTATCATATAGTACGCGGTTCCCTCGACTGCCTCGGCGCGGTCGGACCCAGCAACACGAACAAACTCAACCGCAACGTTTCCCGCAGCAAATACGGCGTGAAAAAGCCGAAGAAGAGCGCCGAAGGCGCCGCGGCTGCCGCCAAAAAGTAA
- a CDS encoding type II toxin-antitoxin system RelE/ParE family toxin — protein sequence MLEYQITFARSARKELEKLPPHIAERILGKIEDLSATPRPGGSLKLKGGRNLWRIRIGDYRVIYEIDDGKGIIDISIIRHRREVYRDL from the coding sequence ATGCTTGAGTATCAGATAACTTTTGCACGTTCCGCCCGCAAAGAATTGGAAAAATTGCCCCCTCACATTGCGGAACGAATTCTCGGCAAAATAGAGGATTTATCGGCAACTCCAAGACCCGGCGGCTCTCTCAAACTCAAGGGAGGCCGGAATTTATGGAGAATCCGAATTGGAGATTACCGGGTGATTTATGAAATTGATGATGGGAAAGGAATCATTGATATTTCCATCATCCGCCATCGCCGCGAAGTCTATCGGGATTTATAA
- a CDS encoding cupin domain-containing protein, whose protein sequence is MEIKRSGSQPSNKGPADWFTGTVRIDPLFQTSAPSRAAGASVTFEPGARTAWHTHPLGQTLIVTAGCGRVQCEGGPIEEIRPGDVVWFPPGEKHWHGASPTTALTHIAIQEALDGKVVDWMEKVSDEQYCNQSLKS, encoded by the coding sequence ATGGAAATCAAACGAAGCGGCTCACAGCCATCCAATAAAGGCCCGGCCGACTGGTTTACCGGCACGGTCCGGATCGACCCCCTGTTTCAGACAAGCGCACCGTCACGCGCGGCTGGCGCCAGTGTCACGTTTGAGCCCGGCGCCCGAACCGCATGGCACACCCACCCGCTGGGCCAGACCCTGATTGTCACCGCCGGTTGCGGGCGTGTACAATGCGAGGGCGGGCCGATTGAAGAGATCCGGCCCGGCGACGTCGTTTGGTTTCCGCCGGGAGAGAAGCATTGGCACGGCGCGTCGCCAACCACGGCCCTGACCCACATCGCGATTCAAGAGGCGCTCGATGGGAAGGTCGTCGATTGGATGGAAAAAGTCAGTGACGAACAATATTGCAATCAGAGTCTTAAGTCTTAA
- a CDS encoding class II fumarate hydratase, translating to MSTTRTESDSMGPMQVPADAYYAAQTARALENFPISNFHFPRRFIRALGLIKQHAAKTNESLGLLDSKRARSIQEAAQEVADGRWDSQFVVDVFQTGSGTSTNMNANEVIANRAIELRGGRRGDQSVHPNDHVNCCQSSNDVIPTAIHLAALEALHEGLIPALKELHAALAAKEQEFQNVIKIGRTHLQDATPMSLGQEFGGYASQVEHGIRRLESLDEHLGELALGGTAVGTGINAHPDFARLTIEALVRATGLPLREAKNHFEAQAGKDACVEASGALKTIAVSLIKIANDIRFLGSGPRCGLGELKLPATQPGSSIMPGKVNPVMSEMLLMVCAQVIGNDASITLGGLYGNFELNVMMPLIGHNLLQSIELLAQGSRVFARRCVAGLAADREHCESMIEQSLAMVTVLAPVIGYEKAAALAKKAYLEGRSIREVAAAESGLDAVTLKRLLDPVSQTKPPAK from the coding sequence GTGAGTACAACCCGGACGGAGAGCGATTCGATGGGGCCGATGCAGGTCCCGGCGGACGCTTATTATGCCGCGCAAACCGCCCGCGCATTGGAAAATTTTCCGATCAGCAATTTTCACTTTCCCCGCCGTTTCATCCGGGCTCTGGGATTGATCAAGCAGCACGCGGCCAAAACGAACGAGTCGCTTGGGTTGCTGGATTCCAAACGCGCGCGGTCGATCCAGGAAGCGGCACAGGAAGTGGCCGATGGACGTTGGGACAGCCAGTTTGTCGTGGATGTTTTCCAGACCGGTTCCGGCACCTCGACCAATATGAATGCCAATGAAGTCATCGCCAACCGCGCGATTGAGCTCAGGGGCGGACGACGCGGGGACCAGTCGGTGCATCCGAACGACCATGTCAACTGTTGCCAGTCCAGCAATGATGTTATTCCCACGGCGATCCATCTGGCCGCGCTGGAGGCCTTGCACGAAGGTTTGATTCCGGCGCTGAAGGAATTGCATGCGGCGCTGGCGGCAAAGGAACAGGAATTTCAGAATGTCATCAAAATCGGACGGACCCATTTGCAGGATGCCACGCCGATGTCTCTGGGCCAGGAATTTGGCGGCTACGCAAGCCAGGTGGAGCACGGAATCAGGCGCCTGGAATCGTTGGATGAACATTTGGGCGAGCTTGCGCTGGGTGGCACGGCGGTCGGCACGGGAATCAATGCCCATCCGGACTTTGCCCGGCTTACGATAGAGGCGTTGGTTCGAGCGACAGGGTTGCCCCTGCGCGAAGCAAAAAATCATTTTGAGGCGCAGGCCGGGAAAGACGCCTGTGTGGAAGCCAGCGGGGCTCTCAAAACCATTGCGGTCAGTTTGATCAAGATAGCAAACGACATTCGTTTTTTGGGCTCGGGCCCGCGCTGCGGCCTGGGCGAGTTGAAGTTGCCCGCCACGCAACCGGGTTCGTCCATCATGCCGGGAAAGGTGAACCCGGTCATGAGCGAAATGCTCCTGATGGTTTGCGCGCAGGTGATCGGGAACGATGCGTCGATCACGCTGGGCGGGCTTTATGGCAATTTTGAGTTGAACGTGATGATGCCGCTCATCGGGCACAACCTGCTGCAATCGATCGAATTGCTGGCGCAGGGCAGCCGGGTTTTTGCGCGTCGTTGTGTGGCGGGGCTGGCGGCGGACCGGGAACATTGTGAAAGCATGATTGAGCAAAGCCTGGCAATGGTGACGGTTCTGGCGCCTGTGATTGGTTATGAAAAGGCGGCGGCCCTGGCGAAGAAGGCGTATCTCGAAGGGCGCAGCATCCGGGAAGTGGCGGCGGCGGAATCCGGTCTGGATGCGGTGACGCTCAAGCGGCTGCTCGACCCGGTTTCGCAGACCAAGCCCCCGGCAAAGTAA
- a CDS encoding YceI family protein, with protein MKIRWISLLAAALVAVQISSLQAAPETYKIDPVHSNLAFKIRHLGISWVNGSFKQFEGTVTVDAENPDKSSVKVVAQAASVDTANDMRNKHLCSPDFFDVAKYPTLSFESTHVALKGDNVYEVTGNFTLHGVTKPLTFTFNGSPAVPGMKGETRRGGDTAFTLKRSDFGMTKMVGPVGDEVQISLSFEGVKI; from the coding sequence ATGAAAATCAGATGGATTTCCCTGTTGGCAGCGGCCCTTGTTGCGGTTCAAATTTCATCGCTCCAGGCGGCTCCTGAGACCTATAAAATAGACCCAGTCCACTCGAATCTGGCTTTCAAGATCCGCCATTTGGGCATCAGTTGGGTGAATGGCTCCTTCAAACAGTTTGAAGGCACTGTCACCGTGGACGCGGAGAACCCCGATAAATCGTCGGTCAAGGTGGTGGCGCAGGCCGCCAGCGTCGATACGGCCAATGACATGCGAAACAAGCACCTCTGCAGCCCGGACTTTTTCGACGTGGCAAAATATCCAACCTTGTCATTCGAAAGCACGCATGTGGCGTTGAAAGGCGATAATGTGTACGAAGTGACCGGCAATTTTACGCTGCATGGCGTCACGAAGCCGTTGACTTTCACCTTCAACGGTTCGCCTGCGGTTCCCGGCATGAAGGGCGAAACCCGGCGCGGGGGTGACACAGCCTTCACGCTCAAGCGCAGCGACTTTGGGATGACCAAGATGGTAGGCCCGGTCGGCGACGAGGTCCAGATTTCCCTGTCATTTGAAGGTGTCAAAATTTAA
- a CDS encoding MotA/TolQ/ExbB proton channel family protein, whose protein sequence is MIDSITGFFAKGGPFMIPLGICSITSVTFMLERGFALRRSEVIPETLYNTVFNFKIGQPTSDLERMASPGRSTLARLVRVCLEHLPWSKAENVEAVQTRARREISHLERGLVILEIIVGISPLLGLLGTISGLITIFGNVGGTSIAEQGMILAKGISEALNTTVVGLVVAIPSLIAYSYYSKKVETLAVEMESICMDLLTKLYLQPPE, encoded by the coding sequence ATGATCGACTCCATTACAGGTTTTTTCGCCAAAGGCGGCCCCTTCATGATCCCGCTGGGCATCTGCTCCATCACTTCGGTCACCTTCATGCTGGAGCGCGGCTTCGCCCTGCGCCGCAGCGAGGTCATCCCGGAAACCCTCTACAACACCGTATTCAATTTTAAAATCGGCCAGCCGACCTCCGACTTGGAACGCATGGCGTCGCCCGGACGCAGCACCCTCGCGCGCCTGGTGCGCGTCTGCCTGGAACATCTCCCCTGGAGCAAGGCCGAAAACGTCGAGGCCGTCCAAACCCGGGCCCGGCGGGAAATCTCCCATCTGGAACGCGGGCTGGTGATCCTGGAAATCATCGTCGGCATTTCGCCATTGCTCGGCCTGCTGGGGACCATCTCGGGCCTGATCACGATTTTCGGAAATGTGGGCGGCACGAGCATCGCCGAGCAGGGGATGATCCTGGCCAAGGGCATTTCGGAGGCGTTGAACACCACCGTCGTCGGCCTGGTGGTGGCCATTCCCTCGTTGATCGCCTACAGCTATTACTCCAAAAAGGTCGAGACCCTCGCCGTGGAAATGGAAAGCATCTGCATGGATTTGCTGACGAAGCTTTACCTACAACCGCCCGAATAG
- a CDS encoding biopolymer transporter ExbD, with the protein MRFYTKHRRTPIINIVSLVDILCILLIFFIVTTTFRKDEPRVEIKVPESSSATKDPHPQEPVIIYASKDLKVYVGSAEVPMARLPLVLRARKAEAETTIFALKADTDIPLGFFVKVLDASKEAGLTNLQMFTEPPKTSNP; encoded by the coding sequence ATGCGCTTTTACACCAAGCATCGCCGCACGCCGATCATCAACATCGTGTCGCTGGTTGATATTCTCTGCATCCTGCTGATTTTTTTCATTGTCACCACGACCTTCAGGAAGGACGAGCCGCGAGTTGAAATCAAGGTGCCGGAATCCTCAAGCGCCACCAAGGACCCCCATCCGCAGGAGCCCGTCATCATCTATGCCAGCAAGGACCTCAAAGTGTACGTCGGTTCCGCTGAAGTGCCGATGGCCAGGCTGCCCCTCGTCCTCAGGGCCAGGAAAGCCGAGGCCGAAACAACCATCTTCGCCCTCAAGGCCGACACGGACATTCCGCTGGGATTTTTTGTCAAGGTGCTGGACGCCTCCAAGGAGGCCGGCCTGACCAACCTGCAAATGTTCACCGAACCGCCCAAAACCTCAAATCCGTAA